Proteins encoded in a region of the Sphingomonas sp. HMP9 genome:
- the yghU gene encoding glutathione-dependent disulfide-bond oxidoreductase, whose product MTETAEYTPPKVWTWNKDSGGRFASINRPIAGATHDQDLPVGKHPLQLYSLATPNGVKVTVMLEELLAAGHTGAEYDAWLIKIMDGDQFGSGFVEANPNSKIPALVDRSGASPIRVFESGSILVYLAEKFGAFLPTDAAKRAEVLSWLFWQMGAGPMLGGGFGHFYAYAPVKIEYAIDRFAMEVKRQLDVLDRRLGESEYLGGDDYSIADMAVWPWYGALVKGLVYDAAQFLQVDDYKNVLRWTDLIAARPAVMRGRMVNRVMGEPSSQLPERHDAGDFDTRTQDKLDAAAAE is encoded by the coding sequence ATGACCGAGACCGCCGAATACACGCCGCCCAAGGTCTGGACCTGGAACAAGGACAGCGGGGGCCGGTTCGCCAGCATCAACCGTCCGATCGCCGGCGCCACGCACGACCAGGACCTGCCGGTCGGCAAGCACCCGCTCCAGCTCTATTCGCTGGCGACGCCCAATGGGGTGAAGGTGACGGTGATGCTCGAGGAGTTGCTCGCAGCCGGGCACACGGGCGCCGAATACGACGCCTGGCTGATCAAGATCATGGACGGCGACCAGTTCGGCAGCGGCTTCGTCGAGGCCAACCCCAATTCGAAAATCCCCGCGCTGGTCGATCGCAGCGGCGCAAGTCCGATCCGGGTCTTCGAATCCGGCTCGATCCTCGTCTATCTCGCCGAGAAGTTCGGCGCGTTCCTGCCCACCGATGCCGCCAAGCGCGCCGAGGTGCTGTCGTGGCTGTTCTGGCAGATGGGGGCGGGGCCGATGCTGGGCGGCGGCTTCGGGCATTTCTACGCCTATGCGCCGGTGAAGATCGAATATGCGATCGACCGCTTCGCGATGGAGGTTAAGCGGCAGCTCGACGTTCTCGACCGACGTCTGGGCGAGAGCGAGTATCTCGGCGGTGACGACTATTCGATTGCCGACATGGCGGTGTGGCCTTGGTACGGCGCCTTGGTGAAGGGGCTGGTATATGATGCCGCGCAGTTCCTTCAGGTTGACGACTATAAGAACGTCCTGCGCTGGACCGATCTGATCGCCGCAAGGCCCGCGGTGATGCGGGGGCGGATGGTCAACCGCGTGATGGGCGAGCCTTCGAGCCAACTCCCCGAACGCCACGACGCCGGCGACTTCGACACGCGGACGCAGGACAAGCTCGACGCTGCAGCGGCCGAGTAG
- a CDS encoding alpha/beta hydrolase family protein, whose product MRAGVCLIALLLTTTAFAQTPGGSAYHRAPDAIAKALEAPPTPGVAVSPDHRTLAILGRENLPSIANLSKPILRLGGYRIDPATNGQAEVRVQWLNALSFKDVGSGRTVAVKLPAGLRFAAPDWSPDGSRLAFYAQDADGLSLWIAERDGSARAVARGLNGTFGTPFVWMPDGKALVAYTVPAGRGAAPVANTTPTGPVIQESAGRTSAARTYEDLLGDAHDEALFDHYFTGQLVRIDLAGAAQPIGTPGLFTDFSVSPDGRYLLTERLKRPYSYLLPARFFPTEIAVSTIAGQPVKTLADRPLADDLPVDFDATFKGPREAVWRSDAPATLVWAEALDGGNPRAKIAFHDKVMMQAAPFDAAPVELAQTPARYATTIWGDDGFALVIDREWRTRTEHRIAVAPSRPGPTRAVLTRNYQDQYGDPGVPMVEENAAGKPVMRFTPAHDGVYVTGDGATKAGAFPFLATMPLAGGEQTRLWTAKAPYYETVVALIDARGQRILTRRESAKLAPNYMIRDVKGSSAKPVTAFADPAPVFAGVTQRTITYPRADGLPLSGSLYLPAGYDAKRDGPLPTLLWAYPAEFTDAKVAGQTVDQGNRFVRPRGISHLFLLTQGYAILDNPSMPIIGEGGAEANDTYVKQLQQDAQAAVDAVVKLGVGDRSRMAVGGHSYGAFMTANLLAHTDLFRAGIARSGAYNRTLTPFGFQAEQRTYWQATPTYTEMSPFTYADRIKAPILLIHGGADDNSGTFPIQSERMYAALKGNGATVRYVVLPNEPHGYRALESTEETLWQMTDWLDRYVKPKQSGSTVATTTAKK is encoded by the coding sequence ATGCGCGCCGGTGTCTGTCTGATTGCCCTGCTCCTCACCACCACCGCCTTCGCTCAGACGCCCGGCGGCAGCGCCTATCACCGCGCGCCCGATGCGATCGCCAAGGCGCTGGAAGCGCCGCCCACGCCGGGCGTCGCCGTCAGCCCCGATCACCGCACGCTTGCCATCCTGGGGCGCGAGAATTTGCCCTCGATCGCCAATCTGTCGAAACCGATCCTGCGCCTGGGCGGCTACCGCATCGATCCCGCCACCAACGGTCAGGCCGAGGTGCGCGTCCAGTGGCTGAACGCGCTCAGCTTCAAGGACGTGGGCTCGGGGCGGACCGTGGCGGTCAAGCTGCCTGCCGGCTTGCGCTTCGCCGCGCCCGATTGGTCGCCCGACGGCAGCCGCCTCGCCTTCTACGCGCAAGACGCCGACGGCCTGTCGCTTTGGATCGCCGAGCGCGACGGCAGCGCCCGCGCGGTTGCCCGGGGGCTGAACGGCACGTTCGGGACACCCTTCGTCTGGATGCCGGACGGCAAGGCGCTGGTCGCCTATACCGTGCCCGCCGGTCGCGGCGCGGCACCCGTCGCGAACACTACGCCGACCGGCCCGGTGATCCAGGAAAGCGCCGGCCGCACCTCGGCGGCGCGGACCTATGAGGATCTCCTCGGCGATGCACATGACGAGGCCTTGTTCGACCATTACTTTACGGGCCAGCTGGTCCGGATCGATCTCGCCGGCGCTGCACAGCCGATTGGCACGCCGGGCCTGTTTACCGATTTCAGCGTCTCCCCGGACGGTCGCTACCTCCTGACCGAGCGGCTCAAGCGACCCTATTCCTACCTGCTGCCCGCCCGTTTCTTCCCGACCGAGATCGCCGTATCCACGATCGCGGGCCAACCGGTGAAGACACTGGCCGATCGCCCGCTCGCCGACGATCTGCCGGTCGATTTCGACGCCACCTTCAAGGGGCCGCGCGAGGCGGTCTGGCGGTCGGATGCACCGGCGACGCTCGTCTGGGCCGAGGCGCTGGACGGCGGCAATCCGCGCGCGAAGATCGCGTTCCACGACAAGGTGATGATGCAGGCCGCGCCGTTCGACGCCGCGCCGGTGGAACTGGCGCAGACCCCGGCCCGCTACGCGACGACGATATGGGGCGACGATGGTTTCGCGCTGGTGATCGATCGTGAATGGCGCACGCGCACCGAACATCGCATCGCCGTCGCGCCGTCGCGACCGGGACCGACCCGAGCGGTGCTGACGCGTAACTACCAGGATCAATATGGCGATCCCGGCGTCCCGATGGTGGAGGAGAATGCTGCCGGCAAGCCGGTGATGCGCTTCACGCCCGCGCATGACGGCGTGTACGTCACCGGCGACGGCGCGACGAAAGCGGGGGCGTTCCCCTTCCTGGCGACGATGCCGCTGGCCGGGGGCGAACAGACGCGGCTGTGGACCGCCAAGGCGCCGTATTACGAGACGGTCGTCGCGTTGATCGACGCGCGCGGGCAGCGGATACTGACGCGGCGTGAGAGCGCGAAGCTTGCACCCAACTACATGATCCGCGACGTGAAGGGGAGCAGTGCCAAGCCCGTCACCGCCTTCGCCGATCCCGCCCCGGTCTTCGCCGGCGTCACGCAGCGCACCATCACCTATCCCCGCGCCGACGGACTGCCGCTGTCGGGCTCGCTGTATCTACCCGCCGGCTACGACGCGAAACGCGACGGGCCGTTGCCGACGCTGCTTTGGGCGTATCCGGCGGAGTTCACCGACGCGAAGGTCGCCGGCCAGACGGTCGATCAGGGCAACCGGTTCGTCCGCCCGCGCGGCATCAGCCACCTGTTCCTGCTGACTCAGGGCTATGCGATCCTCGACAACCCGTCGATGCCGATCATCGGCGAAGGCGGTGCGGAAGCCAACGATACCTATGTGAAACAATTGCAGCAGGATGCGCAGGCGGCGGTCGACGCGGTGGTCAAACTGGGCGTCGGCGACCGCAGCCGCATGGCGGTCGGCGGGCACAGCTACGGCGCGTTCATGACCGCCAATCTGCTCGCGCATACCGATCTGTTCCGCGCCGGGATCGCGCGATCGGGCGCCTATAACCGCACGCTGACGCCGTTCGGCTTCCAGGCCGAGCAGCGTACTTATTGGCAGGCGACGCCGACCTATACCGAGATGAGCCCGTTCACCTATGCCGACCGGATCAAGGCGCCGATCCTGCTGATCCATGGCGGCGCAGACGACAATAGCGGCACCTTCCCGATCCAGTCCGAGCGCATGTACGCGGCGCTGAAGGGCAATGGCGCGACCGTCCGCTACGTCGTCCTGCCCAACGAGCCGCATGGCTATCGCGCGCTGGAGTCGACCGAGGAAACGTTGTGGCAGATGACCGACTGGCTGGACCGCTACGTCAAGCCGAAACAGAGCGGATCGACGGTAGCGACAACGACCGCGAAGAAGTAA
- a CDS encoding DedA family protein codes for MTDQLLELLTTYGLPALFGAMILAAAGMPFPSSLTLVAMGSFVAQGELAFWPVVFAGAAGAIVGDQIGYAFGRYGGRPLLAAVTKRIGGADKVEQAEAYSRKWAGWGIFFSRWLIGPLGPWINVTSGLTEYQWMRFIVLDVAGEVLWLLIYVSLGRAFSDQVQTIASLLGNLTWVIVGLLVAGLLGWKLFGRPTKVSDDAA; via the coding sequence ATGACCGACCAGCTGCTTGAACTGCTGACGACCTACGGGCTCCCCGCGCTGTTCGGCGCGATGATCCTCGCTGCGGCGGGGATGCCGTTCCCCAGCTCGCTGACGTTGGTCGCGATGGGGTCGTTCGTCGCGCAGGGGGAGCTCGCATTCTGGCCTGTGGTATTTGCAGGCGCCGCCGGCGCGATCGTCGGCGACCAGATCGGCTACGCCTTCGGACGATATGGCGGCCGGCCCTTGCTCGCTGCGGTCACGAAGCGGATCGGCGGGGCGGACAAGGTCGAGCAAGCCGAAGCATATTCACGCAAATGGGCGGGTTGGGGCATCTTCTTCAGCCGGTGGCTGATCGGCCCGCTTGGACCATGGATCAACGTCACCAGCGGACTGACCGAATACCAGTGGATGCGATTCATCGTCCTCGACGTCGCGGGCGAAGTCCTTTGGCTGCTGATCTACGTCTCGCTGGGCCGCGCCTTCAGCGACCAGGTTCAGACGATCGCCAGCCTGCTCGGCAATCTGACCTGGGTGATCGTCGGCCTGCTGGTCGCCGGGCTGCTAGGGTGGAAACTATTCGGCCGTCCGACGAAAGTTTCGGACGACGCGGCATGA
- the msrB gene encoding peptide-methionine (R)-S-oxide reductase MsrB has product MTSYSKTDAAVAALTPEQFRVTQQNATERPGTGALLHTTAAGIYVDIVSGEPLFASADKYESGCGWPSFTRPIEPTSVTAKRDWSMLIPRTEVRSTHGDSHLGHVFKDGPRSRGGLRYCINSAALRFVPRAEMAKQGYAAYLDQVEDVPAS; this is encoded by the coding sequence ATGACCAGCTACAGCAAGACCGATGCCGCCGTCGCCGCGCTGACCCCGGAGCAGTTCCGCGTAACGCAGCAAAACGCCACCGAGCGTCCCGGCACCGGCGCGCTGCTGCACACGACGGCCGCGGGGATCTACGTCGACATCGTCTCGGGCGAACCGCTGTTCGCTAGCGCCGACAAATACGAGTCCGGTTGCGGCTGGCCCAGCTTCACCAGGCCGATCGAACCCACCAGCGTGACCGCCAAGCGCGACTGGTCGATGCTGATCCCGCGCACCGAAGTGCGCTCGACACACGGCGACAGTCACCTCGGCCACGTCTTCAAGGACGGTCCCCGCAGCCGCGGCGGACTGCGCTACTGCATCAACTCGGCGGCGTTGCGCTTCGTCCCACGCGCGGAAATGGCCAAGCAAGGCTATGCGGCCTATCTCGATCAGGTTGAGGACGTTCCCGCCAGCTGA
- a CDS encoding sensor histidine kinase, with the protein MASDRTRAAVRALVIAAAGAGGAVAATRGLYATALLAAMIAIWIAALNLVDTGQRAPTPAPPLPAASAGDEERRRLNAYLDLSPAPLVAFDDGRLRAVNRAARRLLGAGDLVADPPEGLVTALADTRPGRTTTIDIGHDVDMRSFALATSDLVLAGRMTRIGALIDIDAELKAAEAAALRELVQVLSHEIVNALTPIASLAETAVAMLDDPDPMLPKVRDAVETVARRAASLHRFGESYRALAKLPAPSAVRVPVAGFVSDLAALFTTRWPTIAFTTDMLEAPAYLLVDPDQLTAALWAVLQNAAEALHAWPDTRVTLSISARVGQTQFTITDTGPGIPAGNQADIFRPFFTTKSEGTGVGLALARQIFRGHNGDLGLAQSSPGRTRFEGTLPSVPIS; encoded by the coding sequence ATGGCCTCTGACCGGACTCGCGCGGCGGTTCGCGCGCTGGTGATCGCCGCGGCCGGTGCCGGTGGTGCGGTCGCCGCGACGCGCGGTCTGTATGCCACCGCGCTGTTGGCGGCGATGATCGCGATCTGGATCGCCGCGCTCAACCTGGTCGACACGGGTCAGCGCGCCCCGACGCCGGCGCCACCACTCCCGGCCGCCTCTGCCGGAGACGAGGAACGGCGGCGCCTGAACGCCTATCTCGATTTGTCGCCCGCGCCCCTGGTCGCGTTCGACGACGGCCGGTTGCGCGCCGTCAACCGCGCCGCGCGGCGATTGCTTGGCGCAGGCGACCTCGTCGCCGATCCGCCCGAGGGGCTCGTTACCGCGCTCGCCGATACCCGCCCCGGTCGGACCACCACGATCGACATCGGCCATGACGTCGACATGCGGAGCTTTGCGTTGGCCACAAGCGACCTCGTCCTCGCCGGGCGGATGACGCGGATCGGCGCGCTGATCGACATCGATGCCGAACTGAAGGCCGCCGAGGCCGCCGCGTTGCGCGAACTCGTCCAGGTCTTGAGCCACGAGATCGTCAACGCCCTCACCCCGATCGCCTCGCTGGCCGAGACCGCGGTAGCGATGCTCGACGATCCGGATCCGATGCTGCCCAAGGTGCGCGACGCGGTCGAGACGGTCGCGCGCCGTGCCGCCAGCCTGCACCGCTTCGGCGAAAGCTACCGTGCCTTGGCGAAGCTGCCTGCCCCTTCCGCGGTGCGGGTTCCCGTGGCCGGGTTCGTCAGCGATCTGGCAGCCTTGTTCACGACGCGGTGGCCGACGATCGCGTTTACGACTGACATGCTAGAGGCACCTGCCTATCTGCTGGTGGACCCGGATCAGTTGACGGCAGCGCTCTGGGCCGTGTTGCAGAACGCAGCCGAGGCGTTGCACGCGTGGCCCGATACGCGGGTCACGCTGTCCATTTCCGCCCGCGTCGGCCAAACGCAGTTCACGATCACTGACACCGGCCCGGGTATTCCAGCCGGAAACCAAGCCGACATTTTCCGCCCCTTCTTCACCACCAAGAGCGAGGGCACGGGTGTAGGTCTGGCGCTCGCTCGGCAGATATTCCGCGGCCACAACGGCGATCTCGGCCTCGCACAGTCATCACCCGGTAGGACACGGTTCGAGGGCACGCTGCCTTCCGTTCCGATCAGCTGA
- a CDS encoding sigma-54-dependent transcriptional regulator, giving the protein MSTESHILVIDDDPDIAKAARLLLERHGMRVSTAANPEAAWVLLAGEPIDVILLDLNFARGRTTGEEGFAMLDRLIAADARAVVIVVTGHSGIAVAVRAMRSGATDFVIKPWNNERLLTTVERGLALRRAKLEIAATPPVHDGILLGESAGIARARGLVARVAPTAAPILILGAAGTGKTLIARLIHQASPHAGRPFVTLDAEAADAAVIAERSAAAAGGMLVIDHIDRLPRALSGVLLSALDGIRVIATTRLDRTGVRGAIGEDLLDRVGTIEIALPPLADRAGDAVLLARHFLALFAYRHGTPLRPLDADAVQAIAADRWPDNVRGLRQTMERTVLLGTGETYAIGDLLLSTATAEPQSLAPDLSLARNEETLITAALERHAFNVSRAAAQLGLTRAALYRRMARYGL; this is encoded by the coding sequence ATGTCAACCGAATCGCATATCCTGGTCATCGACGACGATCCCGACATCGCCAAGGCCGCACGGCTGTTGCTCGAACGGCACGGCATGCGCGTCTCGACCGCGGCGAACCCGGAGGCGGCCTGGGTGCTGCTCGCGGGCGAACCGATCGACGTCATCCTGCTCGACCTGAATTTCGCGCGAGGACGGACCACCGGCGAGGAGGGCTTCGCGATGCTCGACCGGTTGATCGCGGCGGACGCGCGCGCGGTCGTGATCGTCGTCACCGGGCATAGCGGGATCGCGGTCGCGGTCCGGGCAATGCGCAGCGGGGCGACCGATTTCGTGATCAAGCCCTGGAACAACGAACGCCTGCTGACCACGGTCGAGCGCGGACTGGCATTGCGCCGCGCGAAACTGGAGATCGCGGCGACGCCGCCCGTTCACGACGGGATCCTGCTCGGCGAGAGCGCCGGGATCGCGCGCGCCCGCGGACTGGTCGCTCGGGTCGCGCCTACCGCAGCCCCGATCCTGATCCTCGGCGCTGCGGGCACCGGCAAGACGCTGATCGCTCGGCTGATTCATCAGGCCTCGCCGCATGCCGGGCGTCCGTTCGTCACGTTGGACGCCGAAGCTGCGGACGCCGCCGTCATCGCCGAGCGAAGCGCGGCGGCAGCGGGCGGGATGCTGGTGATCGATCACATCGACCGACTGCCTCGTGCGCTGAGCGGCGTTCTGCTATCTGCGCTCGACGGCATTCGTGTCATCGCGACCACGCGCCTGGATCGCACCGGCGTTCGAGGGGCGATCGGCGAAGACCTGCTCGACCGGGTCGGAACGATCGAGATCGCCCTCCCGCCGCTCGCCGATCGCGCGGGCGATGCGGTGCTGCTCGCACGCCACTTCCTCGCGCTGTTCGCCTACCGCCACGGCACGCCGCTCAGACCCCTTGATGCAGACGCCGTGCAGGCGATCGCAGCAGATCGCTGGCCCGACAACGTCCGCGGCCTGCGCCAGACGATGGAACGCACGGTGCTGCTCGGCACTGGCGAGACGTACGCGATCGGCGACCTCCTGCTCTCTACCGCCACCGCCGAGCCGCAATCGCTCGCACCCGATCTGTCGCTCGCGCGCAACGAGGAAACGCTGATCACCGCAGCGCTCGAACGCCACGCCTTCAACGTCAGCCGCGCCGCCGCGCAGCTCGGATTGACCCGCGCGGCGCTCTACCGCCGGATGGCGCGCTATGGCCTCTGA
- a CDS encoding efflux RND transporter periplasmic adaptor subunit, with amino-acid sequence MTETTLPGTGAAMDRRIERPHAKRRRWIVRGALALAVVAAAVLLWLLMPGANALTVDAVAIRTGDVVRAPFRDFVPLRAEVAPLRTVFVTAISGGQVAELAASDGAMVDAGTPLARLSNPSLELDVASRSADIVGQLSAISGQRLSVQNTRQDGARDLAEARNALSKARTLLAQKQVLFDRGIITRAAIDPVREDVGYQQARVGALDRGTAEAGATLADQSSGIAATARQLRESLAMVRASLSALVLRAPVAGRLTAFTLQPGQTLKPGDPVGQIDSEGQWKLTADVDQFYLGRVRTGLTAAADIDGRSYPMAIIKILPQVTEGRFRVELGFRGVVPAGLNRGQTLDVRLVLGADRPAVVAPSGGWLDAGGTTAFVLDGNTKAVRRAIVTGRRNPDQVEIVSGLAPGERIVTTALGTYTPFQTLLIR; translated from the coding sequence ATGACGGAAACGACCCTTCCCGGAACGGGCGCCGCGATGGACCGGCGTATCGAGCGTCCGCATGCCAAGCGACGCCGGTGGATCGTGCGCGGTGCGCTTGCGCTTGCGGTGGTGGCTGCGGCGGTGCTGCTGTGGCTGCTGATGCCGGGCGCCAATGCACTGACCGTCGATGCCGTCGCGATCCGCACGGGCGACGTCGTACGCGCGCCATTCCGCGATTTCGTGCCGCTGCGGGCAGAGGTCGCGCCACTGCGTACCGTTTTCGTGACGGCGATCTCGGGCGGACAGGTCGCCGAACTCGCGGCGAGCGACGGCGCGATGGTCGACGCCGGTACGCCGCTCGCGCGTCTGTCCAACCCATCGCTCGAACTCGACGTTGCCAGCCGCTCCGCCGACATCGTCGGGCAGTTGAGCGCGATCAGCGGCCAGCGGTTGTCGGTGCAGAACACGCGGCAGGACGGCGCACGCGATCTGGCCGAGGCGCGCAATGCGCTGTCCAAGGCGCGGACCTTGCTCGCGCAGAAGCAGGTGCTGTTCGACCGGGGGATCATCACGCGCGCCGCGATCGATCCGGTGCGCGAGGATGTCGGATATCAGCAGGCGCGCGTCGGCGCGCTCGACCGCGGGACCGCCGAGGCGGGGGCGACGCTTGCGGATCAGTCCTCCGGCATCGCCGCCACCGCACGGCAGTTGCGCGAGAGCCTGGCAATGGTCCGCGCGAGCCTGTCCGCACTGGTGCTGCGCGCGCCGGTCGCGGGACGGCTGACCGCCTTTACGCTCCAGCCCGGCCAGACGCTAAAGCCCGGCGATCCGGTCGGCCAGATCGACTCCGAAGGCCAGTGGAAGCTGACCGCCGACGTCGACCAATTCTACCTCGGGCGAGTCCGGACCGGGCTCACGGCGGCGGCGGACATCGACGGCCGCAGCTATCCGATGGCGATCATCAAGATCCTGCCGCAGGTGACCGAGGGCCGGTTTCGCGTCGAACTCGGTTTTCGTGGGGTCGTGCCGGCCGGCCTGAACCGCGGCCAGACGCTCGACGTACGGCTCGTGCTCGGCGCGGACCGGCCTGCGGTGGTGGCGCCGTCGGGTGGCTGGCTCGATGCGGGCGGCACGACCGCGTTCGTGCTCGACGGGAACACAAAGGCCGTCAGGCGCGCGATCGTCACCGGCCGCCGCAATCCCGATCAGGTCGAGATCGTCTCCGGCCTCGCGCCCGGCGAGCGGATCGTGACCACTGCGCTCGGCACCTACACCCCCTTCCAGACCCTCCTCATCCGATAG
- a CDS encoding ABC transporter ATP-binding protein, whose translation MIHLQDLSRTYASDEIETTALGGIDLHVEAGEFVAIMGPSGCGKSTLLNIIGTIDRPTDGRYLFEGADIARAPEAELARLRRDRLGFVFQSFNLIDELTIAENVALGLAYRTMPAREKKERVAAAMDRVGIAHRQRHHPHQLSGGQQQRAAIARAIVGEPRLILADEPTGNLDTENGAQVMDILGQLNAEGATIVMVTHSPSHADIAKRTVHMLDGRILSSARRAA comes from the coding sequence ATGATCCACCTGCAGGACCTCAGCCGCACCTATGCCTCGGACGAGATCGAGACGACCGCGCTCGGCGGCATCGACCTTCACGTCGAGGCGGGCGAATTCGTCGCGATCATGGGGCCGTCGGGGTGCGGCAAATCGACCTTGCTCAACATCATCGGCACGATCGACCGGCCGACCGACGGGCGGTATTTGTTCGAAGGCGCCGACATCGCGCGGGCACCCGAAGCCGAACTCGCCAGACTGCGCCGCGACCGGCTGGGCTTCGTGTTCCAGAGCTTCAACCTGATCGACGAGCTGACGATCGCCGAGAACGTCGCGCTGGGGCTCGCCTATCGCACCATGCCCGCGCGCGAGAAGAAGGAGCGCGTGGCGGCGGCGATGGACCGCGTCGGTATCGCCCACCGCCAGCGGCATCATCCGCACCAATTGTCGGGCGGCCAGCAACAGCGCGCGGCGATCGCGCGCGCGATCGTCGGCGAACCGCGGCTGATCCTCGCCGACGAACCGACCGGCAACCTGGATACCGAGAACGGCGCGCAGGTGATGGACATCCTAGGCCAGTTGAACGCGGAGGGCGCGACGATCGTCATGGTCACGCACAGCCCGTCGCACGCCGATATCGCCAAGCGGACGGTGCACATGCTCGACGGCCGCATCCTGTCGTCGGCGCGGAGGGCGGCATGA